The Mercurialis annua linkage group LG8, ddMerAnnu1.2, whole genome shotgun sequence genome window below encodes:
- the LOC126660892 gene encoding desmethyl-deoxy-podophyllotoxin synthase-like translates to MNSQILSFPLPIFFFLFVLFLWAIWNKLMINGKRVNLPPGPWKLPIIGNIHQLIGGLPHHKLRDLANKYGSIMQLQIGEVPTVIISSSEHAKQVLKTHDILFAQRPFLLAADIILYKASDVAFAPYGDYYRQLKKICMMEIFSSKRVRSFRPIREKEVSNFIRSISSSAGSPINLTKMFNSLTSTITVRAAFGDKCPLGQEEFLPVSHEVTKMMSGLSIVDLFPSSKLLPVITGIRYRLNKVHKKVDLVLEKIINAHRISISAKTNTDEDLVHVLLNLQEQGDLEFALTTDSIKAVILELFIAGTDTSAIVLGWAMSELIKNPKSMQKAQAEVRHVFSGKRDVDETIIDELKYLKLVIKETLRLHPPATILAPRKVSEQCQISGFDILAETRVFVNAWALGRDPNYWFEAEKFCPERFIDSPVDYKGGSFEYLPFGSGRRMCPGSLLSLSTVELALAHLLYQFEWELPNGKKKEDLDMAEKFGGVTGRKNDLYLIPIPYHQVPTY, encoded by the exons ATGAATTCACAAATCCTCTCATTTCCATTGccgattttctttttcttgttcgTCTTATTCTTATGGGCAATATGGAACAAATTAATGATAAATGGCAAACGTGTAAACCTACCCCCTGGACCATGGAAGCTTCCCATTATCGGAAACATACACCAGTTAATCGGTGGTCTTCCGCATCATAAACTTCGAGACTTGGCAAACAAATATGGATCAATTATGCAGTTACAGATTGGAGAAGTTCCAACGGTTATCATTTCTTCCTCAGAACATGCAAAACAAGTGCTGAAAACACATGACATCCTCTTTGCTCAAAGGCCATTCCTCTTGGCTGCAGACATCATATTATATAAGGCCTCAGATGTTGCTTTTGCTCCCTATGGGGACTACTATAGGCAACTGAAGAAGATTTGTATGATGGAGATCTTTAGTTCGAAACGTGTCCGCTCGTTCCGCCCAATCAGGGAAAAAGAGGTATCAAATTTCATCAGATCCATTTCATCCAGTGCAGGATCACCTATCAACCTTACCAAAATGTTCAATTCATTAACGTCTACTATTACTGTAAGAGCGGCTTTCGGCGACAAATGCCCTCTGGGCCAGGAAGAATTCCTACCAGTTTCCCATGAAGTTACAAAGATGATGTCAGGCCTTAGTATCGTCGACTTGTTTCCCTCTTCCAAATTGCTGCCTGTGATTACCGGTATTCGGTATAGACTCAACAAAGTGCACAAAAAAGTCGATCTTGTGCTTGAGAAGATAATCAATGCACATAGAATCTCCATATCAGCAAAAACGAATACGGATGAAGATTTAGTCCATGTTCTGTTAAATCTTCAAGAGCAAGGAGATCTAGAATTTGCCTTAACAACCGACAGTATTAAAGCGGTTATACTG GAACTTTTCATTGCAGGGACTGACACATCGGCTATAGTTCTAGGATGGGCAATGTCAGAATTGATAAAAAATCCCAAATCGATGCAGAAAGCACAAGCTGAGGTTAGACATGTTTTTTCCGGAAAGAGAGATGTGGATGAAACAATTATTGATGAATTAAAGTATTTAAAGTTGGTTATTAAAGAAACGTTAAGATTGCATCCTCCTGCTACAATCCTAGCTCCTAGGAAAGTTTCGGAGCAGTGCCAAATCAGTGGATTTGATATTCTAGCCGAGACTAGAGTGTTTGTAAACGCATGGGCTCTTGGAAGGGATCCTAATTATTGGTTTGAAGCTGAAAAGTTTTGTCCAGAGAGATTTATTGACAGTCCAGTAGACTATAAAGGAGGCAGTTTCGAATATTTGCCATTTGGTTCCGGAAGGAGGATGTGTCCAGGTTCTCTACTTAGCCTGTCGACAGTGGAGCTTGCACTCGCACATTTATTGTACCAATTTGAATGGGAACTCCCTAACGGTAAGAAGAAAGAAGATCTAGACATGGCTGAGAAATTTGGCGGAGTAACTGGACGGAAAAATGATTTGTACCTCATTCCCATCCCGTACCATCAGGTTCCTACTTACTAG